Proteins encoded by one window of Shewanella avicenniae:
- a CDS encoding EAL domain-containing protein → MAPNIVLVIVQNAALLLVLIVAFEAIPLNSNSRYKYAWQILAGIIIGILCMAVILTPWRVSPGIIHDGRTILLSLAGLFFGPIPTVIAGVIATFFRMSLGGIGVAPGIAAIWSAILIGLAWREWRQHRYGELHSIKIPELLVFAGVTQLPMLLANQLLPIDVAVDVIFTMALPALTIFPIATAIMGILLANRLQYQQYQLEKSHDDYLFRAQFDLGNIGIAIADAKLHWIKVNPGLCRMLGYSEAELLELNWIQITHPQDINREQALSDQLLARKIDSYEFEKRLIKRNGESVYCQTTVSCKYQNGKVALVITGFVDVTSAKVTEQKLAASFEQLELVLNSSGLGYWRWDVPSDKFFLDKRSIELIGCTAEDVEQRGRHALFSLIEPAELTELFQKLELHLAGKSPRFTHEYRLRRPDGEPRWLRVTGKVTERNEQGSAISLCGVHEDITEQKQRESSLLLAASVYKHSTEAMTVTNSRGVIITINPAFSAITGYREGDILGRNINLLQSQQHTGTDYRHIRRELAREKRWQGELWLTCKDGREIVVWLSINTLTDKANDQRWIVLFSDITEKKTSEQLIWKQANYDPLTGLPNRRMFLEQISAEIRKANRRGTKLALLFLDLDHFKEINDTLGHDMGDRLLQQAAGRICSCVRESDFVARLGGDEFTLLLMDANDSKGIERVAQLILQQLAEPFQLGDESAYISASIGITLFPDDGTSEEVLLKHADQAMYAAKEMGRNRFNYFTHSMQQHAHYRMKLIQDLREAVAACDFDVYYQPITDLNTQQVVKVEALIRWHHSTRGAISPGEFIPIAEDTGLIMDIGDWIFRKAVNQIVAWRERYDIEVQISINKSPIQFRDEGQRFDAWFTYLEQKGVPGSCVCIEITEGLLLEANDNVSEKLLRYRDNGVQVSLDDFGTGYSSLAYLKRFDIDYLKIDRSFTNQLEEDENNVTLCEAIIVMAHKLGIKVIAEGVETKAQVEILQQMGCDYAQGYFYSRPLPCEQFELRYLAPNKRRHG, encoded by the coding sequence ATGGCGCCCAATATTGTGCTGGTTATCGTTCAAAATGCTGCGCTTTTATTAGTCCTAATTGTCGCTTTTGAGGCTATTCCGCTTAATAGCAATTCTCGCTATAAATACGCTTGGCAGATACTCGCTGGTATTATTATCGGCATTCTGTGCATGGCGGTTATTCTCACCCCATGGCGTGTCTCGCCCGGCATTATTCATGATGGTCGCACCATTCTACTTAGTCTTGCGGGGCTGTTTTTCGGCCCCATTCCAACCGTAATTGCTGGCGTTATTGCGACGTTTTTTCGCATGTCACTCGGCGGTATTGGCGTTGCACCGGGGATTGCGGCTATCTGGTCCGCTATTTTGATTGGTTTGGCGTGGCGCGAGTGGCGTCAACATCGATACGGCGAGCTGCACAGCATCAAAATTCCAGAATTACTAGTGTTTGCCGGCGTAACTCAGTTGCCCATGTTGTTAGCGAATCAGTTATTGCCGATTGATGTGGCGGTTGATGTGATCTTTACCATGGCGTTACCCGCTCTCACTATCTTCCCAATTGCTACCGCGATTATGGGGATCTTGCTGGCGAACAGATTGCAATATCAGCAGTACCAATTGGAAAAATCCCATGATGATTACCTGTTTCGCGCTCAGTTTGATCTCGGCAATATAGGCATTGCCATTGCCGACGCTAAACTTCATTGGATTAAGGTAAACCCAGGCTTATGCCGCATGTTGGGCTACTCTGAAGCGGAATTGCTTGAGCTGAATTGGATTCAAATTACTCACCCACAAGATATAAACCGCGAACAAGCGCTCAGCGACCAACTGCTGGCGCGCAAAATTGATAGCTACGAGTTTGAGAAACGCCTGATAAAAAGGAATGGCGAATCCGTCTACTGCCAAACCACGGTGTCGTGTAAATATCAAAATGGCAAAGTTGCTTTGGTGATTACTGGGTTTGTCGATGTGACTTCTGCAAAAGTGACTGAGCAAAAGCTTGCTGCGAGTTTCGAGCAATTAGAATTAGTGCTTAACAGCAGCGGATTAGGGTATTGGCGCTGGGATGTGCCCAGCGATAAGTTCTTTTTGGATAAGCGCTCCATCGAACTCATAGGTTGCACCGCGGAAGATGTTGAGCAACGCGGGCGTCATGCGTTGTTTAGCCTGATAGAACCCGCTGAACTGACCGAGTTATTTCAGAAGTTAGAATTACACCTTGCGGGAAAATCACCGCGTTTTACCCATGAGTATCGTTTGAGGCGACCTGACGGAGAGCCGCGTTGGCTGCGTGTTACCGGTAAAGTGACGGAGCGAAATGAGCAAGGTAGCGCCATCAGCCTCTGTGGGGTGCATGAAGATATTACCGAACAAAAGCAGCGTGAAAGTTCTTTGCTGTTGGCCGCATCCGTTTATAAGCACAGCACTGAAGCGATGACGGTGACCAACAGCCGCGGGGTAATTATCACCATTAATCCGGCGTTTTCAGCCATTACCGGTTATCGCGAGGGCGATATTTTGGGGCGCAATATCAATCTGCTCCAAAGTCAGCAACATACGGGCACAGATTATCGCCATATTCGGCGAGAGTTAGCGCGTGAAAAACGCTGGCAAGGCGAGTTGTGGCTCACCTGCAAAGATGGCCGTGAGATTGTGGTGTGGTTGTCGATCAATACCTTGACCGATAAAGCCAATGATCAGCGCTGGATTGTGCTGTTCTCTGATATCACTGAGAAGAAAACCAGTGAGCAATTAATCTGGAAACAAGCGAACTACGATCCGCTTACCGGTTTGCCCAATCGACGCATGTTCCTTGAGCAGATCAGTGCCGAAATCCGTAAAGCCAATCGTCGTGGCACCAAACTGGCGTTGTTGTTTTTAGATTTAGACCACTTCAAAGAGATTAACGATACCCTTGGCCACGATATGGGCGACCGCTTGTTGCAACAGGCGGCTGGGCGCATTTGCAGCTGTGTGCGCGAATCTGACTTTGTGGCGCGTTTAGGCGGGGATGAATTTACCCTGCTGTTAATGGATGCCAACGACAGCAAAGGTATCGAGCGGGTGGCGCAGTTGATTTTGCAACAGTTGGCTGAGCCATTTCAGTTGGGCGATGAAAGCGCCTACATCAGCGCCAGTATCGGCATTACGTTGTTCCCTGACGATGGCACCAGCGAAGAGGTGTTGTTGAAGCACGCCGATCAGGCAATGTATGCCGCCAAAGAGATGGGGCGCAATCGCTTCAACTATTTCACTCATTCGATGCAGCAGCACGCTCACTATCGAATGAAGCTGATCCAAGATCTGCGTGAGGCTGTGGCTGCTTGTGATTTCGATGTGTACTACCAGCCAATCACCGACCTAAATACCCAACAAGTGGTCAAGGTGGAAGCCTTAATCCGCTGGCATCACTCCACCCGTGGTGCTATTTCACCGGGGGAATTTATTCCAATCGCAGAAGATACCGGCTTGATCATGGACATTGGCGATTGGATCTTCCGCAAGGCGGTAAACCAAATAGTGGCGTGGCGTGAGCGTTACGATATTGAGGTGCAAATTAGCATCAACAAATCCCCCATTCAGTTCCGCGATGAAGGGCAACGCTTTGATGCATGGTTTACTTACCTTGAGCAGAAAGGCGTGCCTGGCAGTTGTGTGTGTATCGAAATCACCGAGGGCTTGCTGCTAGAAGCCAATGATAACGTTTCGGAAAAACTGCTGCGTTATCGCGATAACGGGGTGCAGGTGTCGCTCGATGACTTTGGTACTGGCTATTCATCGCTGGCCTATTTGAAGCGGTTTGATATCGATTATCTGAAAATCGATCGCTCCTTTACCAATCAGTTGGAAGAGGATGAAAACAACGTCACCTTATGTGAAGCGATCATCGTGATGGCCCATAAATTGGGGATTAAGGTGATAGCCGAAGGAGTTGAAACCAAGGCGCAGGTCGAGATCCTGCAACAGATGGGCTGTGATTATGCGCAGGGCTACTTCTATTCCCGTCCATTGCCTTGTGAACAGTTTGAGCTGCGCTATCTGGCACCTAATAAACGCCGTCACGGGTGA
- a CDS encoding glycogen synthase, which produces MQQSPNVREVLMLAAENAALKGAKVGGMADVIRDLPGALAKNGVTAHIVMPDYGFLAREQQAEYVCEFPVHFDSGHYLMKLYRMPNPLQQGALIYLLAHQMFVSPGHAIYTQDAPGRPFATDAGKFALYCTAVATALCAGFIPMPQRLHLHDWHCGFFTMLRHYITEYKALQDVPVVLSIHNLAMQGIRPLRGDISSLEAWFPELLRLQHHLLNSVIDPRYPDCVNPLRAAITLSDAVHLVSPGYAEEVLQPSQHEQGFFGGEGLELDLQYIQRKGKLYGILNGCEYAEQRVTEVQRDKTKRKLVSLANEALLYKLGFSETVHPSELIAQIRLFQQRRPKGFLMTSVGRLTDQKVLLLRQPWQGRIVLDAVLKRLKQWDEKARFWLLGSGDDAIARQFSEVAARHDNFLFINGYHEELSTALYQCGDLFLMPSSFEPCGISQMLALRAAQPCLVHSVGGLRDTVVDGKNGFTFGGENLQAQAAELLDTLDRALALYGAEAWQSMVENAGSCRFEWQASAERYVNELYGFA; this is translated from the coding sequence ATGCAGCAATCGCCAAATGTGCGTGAAGTGTTGATGTTGGCGGCAGAAAATGCCGCCTTGAAAGGAGCAAAAGTTGGGGGAATGGCGGATGTGATTCGGGATTTGCCCGGCGCACTCGCCAAAAACGGTGTCACCGCCCATATCGTCATGCCTGACTATGGTTTTCTCGCCAGAGAGCAGCAGGCGGAATATGTGTGTGAGTTTCCGGTGCATTTTGATAGCGGCCATTATCTGATGAAGCTCTATCGTATGCCCAATCCGCTGCAACAAGGGGCGTTAATTTATCTGTTAGCGCACCAGATGTTTGTCTCCCCCGGCCATGCGATTTACACCCAGGACGCCCCCGGGCGTCCATTTGCCACCGATGCAGGAAAATTCGCCCTGTACTGTACTGCGGTTGCAACCGCGCTATGTGCGGGTTTTATTCCAATGCCACAGCGTCTACATCTGCATGACTGGCATTGCGGCTTTTTTACTATGTTGCGTCACTATATTACCGAATACAAAGCCCTGCAGGATGTGCCTGTCGTGTTGAGTATTCATAACTTGGCGATGCAGGGCATCCGTCCACTTCGTGGTGATATCTCCTCGCTCGAAGCGTGGTTTCCTGAGCTATTGCGCTTGCAGCATCATCTGCTTAATTCAGTGATTGACCCTCGCTATCCTGATTGCGTCAATCCGCTACGCGCGGCGATCACCCTGAGTGATGCGGTGCATCTAGTGTCACCGGGCTATGCGGAAGAAGTGTTGCAACCATCGCAGCATGAACAAGGCTTCTTCGGTGGTGAAGGGTTAGAGCTGGATCTGCAATATATTCAGCGCAAAGGTAAGCTTTACGGCATCCTCAACGGCTGTGAATATGCCGAGCAACGGGTTACTGAAGTGCAGCGAGACAAGACCAAACGCAAACTGGTGTCACTGGCCAACGAAGCGCTGTTATACAAACTTGGCTTTAGTGAAACCGTGCATCCATCTGAGTTAATTGCGCAGATCCGTTTGTTCCAACAGCGTCGTCCTAAGGGCTTTTTAATGACGTCCGTGGGGCGGTTAACCGACCAAAAAGTGCTACTGCTGCGGCAGCCTTGGCAAGGCCGCATCGTGCTTGATGCGGTATTAAAGCGGCTCAAGCAATGGGATGAAAAAGCGCGTTTTTGGTTATTGGGCAGCGGTGATGATGCGATTGCGCGGCAGTTCAGCGAAGTCGCCGCAAGACATGATAATTTCCTGTTTATCAACGGCTACCATGAAGAACTGTCAACGGCTTTGTATCAGTGTGGCGATCTGTTTTTAATGCCCAGCTCATTTGAGCCTTGTGGCATCAGCCAGATGTTAGCATTGCGAGCGGCACAACCTTGCCTAGTTCACAGTGTGGGCGGGCTGCGTGATACTGTCGTGGATGGCAAAAACGGTTTTACGTTCGGCGGTGAAAATCTGCAGGCGCAAGCCGCAGAATTACTCGATACCCTTGATCGTGCTTTAGCGCTTTATGGCGCTGAAGCGTGGCAGTCAATGGTTGAGAACGCCGGCAGTTGTCGCTTTGAATGGCAAGCCAGCGCCGAGCGGTATGTGAATGAGTTATATGGATTTGCTTGA
- the glgX gene encoding glycogen debranching protein GlgX, whose translation MLMRKGQPYPLGSSVVRDADGKVQGVNFALFSAHATEVELCCFVQDSSGHWQETVRFTLPEHRQQIWCGFLEGADVGLRYGYRVKGPYQPHLGHRFNANKLLLDPYTRWLDGALQPGPWMLGYARIDDTGKPLDVERQLELPEIERDSANRPRVAADGDIGDDTLLNSVDNAWAMPRSVVMEDTPFGGERLPSRPLVSEVIYELHVKGFTQQFPKLDAALKGTYAGLGSPEVIEYIQSLGVTCVELLPVHSFFSEPFLNDKGMNNYWGYNSINFFCPERSYCATDDGIAEFKQMVANFHQAGIRVILDVVYNHTAEGNRLGPIYSFRGIDNLSYYRLHPNDKRFYINDTGCGNCLDISHPRVLQMVMDSLRYWVSVMGVDGFRFDLASCLGREPNGFSTGAGFFDALLQDPVLSGAMMIAEPWDIGPGGYQLGQFPLPFSEWNDRYRDTVRRFWRGDHGMLPELARRLHGSGDLFEHSGRGPCSSVNFITSHDGFTLADLVSYVQRHNLDNGEENRDGHHENFSANYGTEGPTDDVAIIALRQRQQRNIMATLLLSQGVPMLLAGDEQANSQRGNNNAYCQDSPIGWLDWSEDVAADEMRQFCQRVIALRRQSSIFHTRDFIHSSEPADSEVLAWYDRHGEAMTWKHWAEGQCRSLQLLQKMTDEDGNVEMLLLMLHAGEEEYEFVVPEVIVGCRWQPLLCTSSTTGEPQHPEGRYAAGKSLLIEPRSLKLLGAVMPGEQEYGKRSNA comes from the coding sequence ATGTTGATGCGTAAGGGGCAACCTTATCCCCTTGGCAGCTCGGTGGTGCGCGATGCTGACGGCAAGGTGCAAGGGGTAAACTTTGCGCTGTTTTCAGCGCATGCCACTGAGGTTGAATTGTGCTGTTTTGTGCAGGACTCCAGCGGTCACTGGCAAGAAACCGTGCGCTTTACCCTGCCTGAACACCGGCAGCAGATCTGGTGCGGTTTTCTTGAGGGCGCAGATGTCGGTTTACGCTATGGCTATCGCGTCAAAGGGCCTTATCAACCGCACCTCGGCCATCGATTTAACGCTAACAAACTACTGTTAGATCCCTACACTCGTTGGTTAGATGGCGCCTTACAACCTGGGCCTTGGATGCTGGGCTATGCCCGCATTGATGACACAGGCAAGCCGCTTGATGTGGAACGTCAACTCGAGCTGCCCGAAATCGAGCGCGATAGTGCTAATCGCCCGCGAGTTGCCGCTGATGGTGACATCGGCGATGACACCTTACTCAACAGTGTTGATAACGCCTGGGCAATGCCGCGTTCCGTGGTGATGGAAGATACGCCTTTTGGGGGCGAGCGTTTGCCGTCGCGGCCATTGGTCTCTGAAGTGATTTATGAGCTGCACGTGAAGGGCTTCACCCAGCAATTCCCCAAGTTGGATGCGGCGCTAAAAGGCACTTACGCAGGGTTAGGCAGCCCAGAAGTGATTGAATATATTCAATCACTTGGCGTGACCTGCGTAGAACTGCTACCCGTTCATAGTTTTTTTTCTGAGCCATTTTTAAATGACAAAGGAATGAATAACTACTGGGGTTACAACAGCATCAACTTCTTCTGTCCTGAGCGCAGTTATTGCGCCACCGATGATGGTATTGCTGAGTTCAAGCAGATGGTGGCCAATTTCCATCAGGCTGGGATTCGGGTCATTTTGGATGTGGTTTATAACCACACCGCTGAAGGCAATCGCCTTGGGCCAATTTATAGTTTTCGCGGTATAGATAACCTCAGTTATTACCGTTTACACCCCAACGATAAACGCTTTTACATCAACGACACCGGTTGCGGTAACTGTCTTGATATCAGCCATCCTCGAGTATTGCAGATGGTGATGGATTCGCTGCGTTACTGGGTTTCAGTGATGGGCGTTGACGGTTTCCGCTTTGACCTCGCCAGTTGTTTAGGACGTGAGCCGAACGGCTTTTCGACCGGTGCGGGCTTCTTTGATGCGCTGCTTCAAGACCCCGTTCTTAGTGGCGCAATGATGATTGCGGAGCCGTGGGATATCGGTCCTGGCGGTTATCAGTTAGGGCAATTTCCTCTGCCATTTTCTGAATGGAACGACCGTTACCGCGACACTGTGAGACGATTCTGGCGTGGCGATCATGGCATGTTGCCAGAGCTGGCGCGGCGTCTACACGGCTCGGGTGATCTGTTTGAACATTCTGGTCGTGGTCCTTGTAGTTCAGTGAACTTTATCACCAGTCACGATGGCTTTACGCTGGCCGATTTGGTCAGTTATGTGCAGCGCCATAACCTTGATAATGGTGAAGAAAATCGCGATGGCCATCATGAAAACTTCAGCGCTAACTATGGTACTGAAGGGCCAACTGACGACGTTGCGATCATCGCGCTACGTCAGCGCCAACAGCGCAATATTATGGCCACACTTTTGCTTTCCCAAGGCGTGCCTATGCTGTTGGCGGGCGATGAACAAGCCAACTCCCAGCGCGGCAACAATAACGCTTATTGTCAGGATAGCCCAATAGGCTGGCTTGATTGGAGCGAGGATGTCGCTGCCGATGAGATGCGGCAGTTCTGTCAGCGGGTGATTGCGCTGCGTCGCCAATCAAGCATCTTTCACACGCGCGATTTCATTCACTCATCTGAACCTGCTGATAGCGAAGTTCTCGCTTGGTACGACCGCCACGGTGAAGCCATGACTTGGAAGCATTGGGCTGAGGGGCAATGTCGCAGCTTGCAGTTGCTACAAAAGATGACCGATGAAGACGGCAATGTGGAAATGTTACTGCTGATGCTGCATGCCGGCGAAGAGGAATACGAATTCGTGGTACCAGAGGTGATAGTCGGCTGTCGCTGGCAACCTTTGCTCTGTACCAGTTCAACAACTGGCGAGCCGCAACATCCCGAGGGACGTTATGCTGCGGGTAAATCGCTGCTGATCGAACCAAGATCATTAAAGCTACTGGGCGCCGTAATGCCGGGTGAACAGGAATATGGAAAAAGGAGTAACGCATGA
- a CDS encoding glycogen/starch/alpha-glucan phosphorylase: MTEESKKTPSKRSTTRTTAKAATTKSAAPKPTAGCEPCDSLKVAFERQLRYDLTRDEQSEASMFHALAIAVKEQLLDDWRETRKKDNQQGKKHVAYLSLEFLMGRAMGNALLNMDLTDECRQVLNEYAVSLEALEQQEHDAGLGNGGLGRLAACFLDSCATLDLSVTGYGIRYEYGMFVQKIVDGYQIEQPDRWLRDGNPWEVRVPQHNVTVKFFGHTHSYVDATGRRHMLWSDTQDVAAVAYDMPVPGYRNGRVNTLRLWKAEATNEFDLAEFNQGDYTEAVAAKNLAEQITMVLYPNDSSENGKELRLRQQYFLSSASLQDLLRNWVAQHGMDFSEFAKLNAIQLNDTHPAIAVPELMRLLVDVYEMDWDPAWAIVTQSMAYTNHTLLPEALERWPVRMFQHMLPRIMEIIFEINARYLDQVAHRWPGNIDKLRNMSIIEEGPVPHVRMAYLAIVASYSVNGVAALHTELLMSGLFRDFYELWPEKFNNRTNGVTPRRWLAHCNPKLASLISSKLGDSWVTDLSKLEGLNKFADNKTFGDAWYKVKQENKAALAKLVAERCYVNFDTSMMFDVQVKRIHEYKRQLLNILHVIHLYQRIINGDTQGMQPRCVLIGGKAAPGYAIAKLIIKLANNVAHMINCDPKVNPWLRFAFLPDYNVSAMEVICPGTDLSEQISTAGKEASGTGNMKFMMNGAMTIGTLDGANIEMLEQVGEENFFLFGLNAKQVEELRRHYRPWEYIAASEALNGVMTLIKSGHFSLQEPGIFEPLVMAIESPTDPWMLAADFEAFRLAQLDAANLYQDRQRWTAMSIRNTAASGRFSSDFTIAGYRDHIWKAN; encoded by the coding sequence ATGACTGAAGAGTCAAAGAAAACGCCAAGCAAAAGGTCGACTACGCGCACTACTGCAAAAGCCGCGACCACGAAATCTGCCGCTCCTAAACCCACAGCAGGATGCGAACCGTGCGATTCGTTGAAAGTCGCGTTTGAACGGCAATTACGTTACGACTTAACCCGAGATGAGCAGTCCGAAGCCAGCATGTTCCATGCTCTTGCTATTGCAGTTAAAGAGCAATTGCTGGATGACTGGCGCGAAACTCGTAAAAAGGACAATCAGCAAGGCAAGAAACATGTGGCGTATCTGTCGCTGGAGTTCTTGATGGGGCGTGCCATGGGCAACGCGCTATTGAACATGGATCTGACCGATGAATGTCGCCAAGTATTAAATGAGTATGCGGTATCGCTCGAAGCCTTGGAGCAACAAGAGCACGATGCTGGTTTAGGGAATGGTGGTTTAGGCCGCTTAGCAGCGTGTTTTCTGGATAGCTGCGCCACGCTGGATCTGTCAGTCACTGGCTATGGCATTCGTTACGAATACGGCATGTTTGTGCAAAAGATTGTTGATGGCTATCAGATTGAACAGCCTGACCGTTGGTTGCGTGATGGTAATCCGTGGGAAGTGCGAGTGCCGCAGCACAATGTCACAGTGAAATTTTTTGGTCACACCCACAGCTATGTGGATGCCACTGGCCGCCGTCACATGTTGTGGAGCGATACTCAAGATGTGGCTGCCGTGGCCTACGATATGCCGGTGCCGGGGTATCGCAATGGCCGGGTTAACACCTTGAGATTGTGGAAAGCCGAAGCCACCAACGAGTTTGATTTGGCCGAGTTTAACCAAGGGGATTACACCGAAGCGGTGGCCGCTAAAAACTTGGCGGAACAGATCACCATGGTGCTCTATCCCAATGACAGCAGTGAAAACGGCAAAGAGCTGCGCCTGCGGCAACAGTATTTCTTGTCATCGGCCAGCTTGCAGGACTTGTTGCGCAACTGGGTAGCGCAGCATGGCATGGATTTCAGCGAATTTGCCAAACTGAATGCGATTCAACTGAACGATACGCACCCCGCGATTGCTGTCCCTGAGTTAATGCGCCTGCTGGTGGATGTGTATGAAATGGATTGGGATCCGGCGTGGGCCATTGTGACCCAAAGTATGGCCTACACCAACCATACGTTACTGCCAGAAGCGTTGGAGCGCTGGCCAGTACGCATGTTCCAGCATATGTTGCCGCGGATCATGGAGATCATCTTTGAGATTAACGCGCGCTATTTAGATCAAGTGGCCCATCGTTGGCCAGGCAATATCGACAAGCTGCGTAATATGTCGATTATTGAAGAGGGACCAGTGCCGCATGTTCGCATGGCCTATTTGGCAATTGTGGCGTCCTATTCGGTGAATGGTGTGGCGGCATTGCACACTGAGTTGCTGATGAGTGGCTTATTCCGCGATTTTTATGAGTTGTGGCCAGAAAAATTCAACAACCGCACCAATGGCGTGACGCCAAGACGTTGGCTGGCTCACTGTAACCCGAAACTCGCGTCACTGATCAGCAGCAAACTCGGCGATAGCTGGGTCACGGATTTGTCTAAACTGGAAGGGCTCAACAAATTTGCTGACAACAAAACCTTTGGCGATGCTTGGTACAAGGTGAAACAGGAAAACAAAGCGGCGTTGGCCAAACTGGTGGCGGAACGTTGTTATGTGAATTTCGACACCTCAATGATGTTTGACGTGCAGGTAAAACGGATCCACGAATACAAGCGTCAGTTGCTGAATATTTTGCATGTTATCCATTTGTATCAACGCATTATCAATGGCGATACTCAAGGTATGCAGCCACGATGTGTGTTGATTGGGGGGAAAGCCGCACCAGGTTACGCCATCGCCAAGTTAATCATTAAGTTAGCCAACAATGTGGCGCATATGATCAATTGCGATCCTAAGGTCAATCCTTGGCTGCGGTTTGCATTTTTGCCGGATTACAACGTATCGGCGATGGAAGTGATCTGTCCGGGCACTGATCTGTCGGAACAGATTTCTACTGCCGGTAAAGAAGCGTCCGGCACCGGCAATATGAAATTTATGATGAATGGCGCGATGACGATAGGCACCCTCGATGGCGCCAATATTGAGATGTTAGAGCAAGTCGGCGAAGAGAATTTCTTCCTGTTTGGTCTTAATGCAAAACAGGTAGAAGAGTTACGCCGCCATTATCGACCATGGGAATACATTGCCGCTTCAGAGGCGCTGAACGGGGTAATGACATTAATAAAGAGTGGCCACTTTAGCTTACAAGAACCCGGTATTTTTGAACCATTGGTGATGGCAATTGAATCACCGACCGATCCTTGGATGTTGGCTGCCGATTTTGAAGCTTTCCGCTTAGCGCAACTTGATGCAGCTAATCTCTATCAAGACCGCCAACGCTGGACAGCCATGAGTATAAGAAACACTGCAGCGAGTGGTCGCTTCTCGAGCGACTTCACCATTGCAGGTTATAGGGATCATATCTGGAAAGCTAACTAG
- the glgC gene encoding glucose-1-phosphate adenylyltransferase: MPNSSPRYISNLTRDTYALILAGGRGSRLHELTDWRAKPALYFGGKFRIIDFPLSNCINSGIRRVGVVTQYKSHSLIRHIMRGWGHFKKELGESVEILPASQRFSDSWYQGTADAVFQNIDIIRHELPRYVMVLSGDHVYRMDYAGLLAAHAESGADMTCCCMEVPIEEAANSFGVMEVDHSNRILGFQEKPAHPKPLPDNAELCLASMGNYVFNTEFLFDQLRKDAQNSESKRDFGMDIIPSIIEKHNVFAYPFRSAFPNEPAYWRDVGTLDSFWLANMELLYPTPALNLYDAKWPIWTYQEQLPPAKFVFDDDGRRGMAVDSVVSSGCIISGATVRHCVLFNEVRVCSYSLVEDSVILPDVVVLRNCKIKKAIIDRGCIIPEGMEIGYNHDHDRAKGFRVSKDGVVLVTRDMLGLPVGYE; this comes from the coding sequence ATGCCAAATTCTAGTCCGCGTTATATCAGTAATCTTACTCGAGATACGTACGCCTTGATTCTTGCTGGGGGCCGTGGGAGCCGCTTGCATGAATTAACCGATTGGCGGGCAAAGCCTGCGCTGTATTTCGGGGGCAAATTTCGGATTATTGATTTTCCATTGTCGAACTGCATCAACTCCGGTATACGCCGGGTAGGGGTCGTGACCCAATATAAGTCACACTCACTTATTCGCCATATCATGCGTGGTTGGGGGCATTTTAAGAAAGAGTTGGGCGAGTCAGTTGAAATTCTGCCAGCGTCACAACGATTTTCTGATAGTTGGTACCAAGGCACCGCCGACGCGGTATTCCAAAACATCGATATTATTCGTCACGAATTACCCCGTTACGTGATGGTGTTGTCTGGCGACCATGTGTACCGCATGGACTACGCTGGTTTGCTGGCGGCTCATGCGGAGTCGGGCGCGGATATGACCTGCTGCTGTATGGAAGTGCCCATTGAAGAAGCGGCGAATTCGTTTGGGGTGATGGAAGTAGATCACAGCAATCGCATTTTAGGCTTCCAAGAGAAACCCGCGCATCCAAAACCGCTGCCAGATAACGCCGAATTATGTTTAGCGTCGATGGGCAACTATGTATTCAATACTGAATTTCTGTTTGACCAGTTGCGTAAAGATGCGCAAAACTCTGAATCAAAACGTGATTTTGGTATGGATATCATTCCGTCTATTATCGAAAAACACAATGTATTTGCCTATCCGTTCCGCAGTGCGTTTCCCAATGAACCGGCATACTGGCGCGATGTGGGCACCTTGGATTCGTTCTGGCTGGCCAATATGGAACTGCTGTACCCAACGCCAGCATTGAACTTGTACGATGCCAAGTGGCCAATCTGGACCTACCAAGAGCAACTGCCACCGGCTAAATTTGTGTTTGATGATGATGGCCGTCGCGGTATGGCTGTGGACTCGGTGGTCTCAAGCGGTTGTATTATTTCTGGGGCGACTGTACGTCACTGCGTGTTGTTTAACGAGGTACGTGTCTGCTCATACTCGCTGGTAGAAGATTCGGTGATTCTGCCCGATGTAGTTGTGCTGCGTAACTGTAAAATTAAGAAGGCAATTATCGATCGTGGTTGCATTATTCCTGAAGGAATGGAGATAGGCTACAACCATGACCATGACCGAGCTAAAGGCTTCAGGGTCTCCAAAGATGGGGTCGTGTTAGTCACTCGAGATATGCTTGGCTTGCCGGTGGGATACGAATAA